Proteins co-encoded in one Hyla sarda isolate aHylSar1 chromosome 4, aHylSar1.hap1, whole genome shotgun sequence genomic window:
- the LOC130367201 gene encoding olfactory receptor 11L1-like, which produces MGCYNVSIVADMILLGFQNIESLTNIFFFLLLLIIFCVTICGNLLIIDVVSFSRSLHSPMYFFLTQLSFSDILLSTTIVPNMLRVVLYKGISVSFIGCLIQFYVFTASESIECLLLTIMAYDRYQAICNPLHYTRVMTLSFCVKTVLFFWLFIVAMILMLSITISRLRFCGPNLIDHFFCDFDPLLELSCSDTFIVKMESQLLSVPTAICPITVIMVSYAYIIRTILKIPSVTGRQKTFSTCSSHLAVVSLYYGSLISIYLFPNMNSAKKILSLLYTVVTPLLNPVIYSLRNKDIKQALLRILSNKSKIFSKEL; this is translated from the coding sequence ATGGGATGTTACAACGTCAGCATCGTGGCTGATATGATTCTTTTAGGTTTTCAAAATATTGAAAGCTTAACAAACattttcttctttcttctgctcCTGATCATCTTCTGTGTGACCATCTGTGGGAACCTCCTGATCATCGATGTGGTGTCGTTCAGCCGATCCCTCCACTCCCCCATGTACTTCTTCCTCACACAACTTTCCTTCTCAGATATCCTTCTCTCCACCACTATAGTACCCAACATGCTCCGTGTCGTGCTGTATAAAGGAATCTCAGTATCTTTTATTGGATGTTTGATACAATTCTATGTTTTTACAGCCTCAGAATCTATAGAATGTCTACTTTTGACCATAATGGCCTATGACCGGTACCAAGCCATCTGTAACCCTCTACATTATACCAGAGTCATGACTCTCTCATTTTGCGTAAAGACAGTGCTGTTCTTTTGGTTGTTTATTGTTGCCATGATCTTGATGCTCTCAATAACAATAAGTCGCCTGCGGTTCTGTGGGCCAAACCTCATTGAccatttcttctgtgattttgaCCCTTTACTTGAACTTTCCTGCTCAGATACATTTATAGTAAAGATGGAAAGTCAGCTATTATCTGTTCCTACAGCTATTTGCCCAATCACTGTGATTATGGTTTCATATGCctatataatccgcaccatactgaaAATCCCATCTGTGACTGGGAGGCAGAAGACCTTCTCCACCTGCAGCTCTCACCTGGCTGTGGTTTCCTTATACTATGGGTCTCTTATTAGTATCTATTTATTTCCAAATatgaacagtgcaaaaaaaattctctcCTTGCTATACACGGTTGTCACTCCCCTTCTGAACCCTGTAATATATAGCTTAAGAAATAAAGACATTAAGCAGGCTTTACTAAGAATTCTGAGCAATAAGTCCAAAATATTTTCAAAAGAACTTTAG